The genomic interval GATCCCGTCGCGCTGGGACTATGAAGTGCCCGGCAAGGCTGCGTTCGACTACGTCGCGGGCCGCAAAGAGACCGACAAGAGCAAGGTTGCAATCGTTGGCTACAGCTTCGGCGGCTACTGCGCGCCCCGCATTGCTGCACTCGATACGCGTTACGCCGGCGGCGTCGCACTGGGCGCGATGTGGTGGGACATGCATGCGTGGCTGGTGCGCTCGCAGGAGCAGATGAAGAAGGGCGCTATCGCCACCTCGCACTTCCAGGTGCCGTGGGTGTTCGGCGTCCCCGATCTCGACTTCAATAAAGCCGTGGATGTCATCAAGAAGTTCACGCTCGAAGGCATCGCCCAACAGGTGAAGACGCCGTTCCTCGTCATGCATGGCAAGGACGACGGAATCACGCCGCCGAGCGAAGCGGAACTCCTTTACGAAAAGCTCGGCACGTCGAAAAAGACCCTCAAGATCTTCGACAACGTCGAAGGCGCGGCCGAACATTGTCAAGTCGACGACCGGCCGGCGGGCATCAACTACATGGCCGACTGGCTCAAGGAGAATGTGTTCGGAAATCGGTAATGACGATGTTTTTAAGCTAACTGAATATTACCCTCGACTGTGATCCTCCATCATCGGTTTCGAACCGAATGCCATCTACCTCGATATGGATTGCGTCGAGTTAACGTCGTGGCGCATAGTCCCTGGCATTCGGCAAGGCGGCGGCGTGTATTCTTTACTCAAGCGACCATTCGGCAGTCGTCGCAGCTAATAACCGGATAAGGCTAAAGATAGTGGAATTAACGCCCTATATTTACAATTCCGCGGAGGCGAGGGCGCTTGAGCACTTGCCAAATCGGCTTATCGAGGCCGCGAAAGCTGTAGCATTTGGCGCGGAAGGTTACCCGGTCAAAGTTGATGATTTAAGCTCACTGCACCGCTACGCTGAGGTAATGCACGAGCTGCGAATGCCTCAAATCTTGCAATTTCTTAGAGGCGGTTTGCGAACCAACGAAATTGCTAGTTTTCAAAAAATCGTCTCAGCAACCGCAGAAATGACTGAAAATGTTTTTGGCAGACGGCGCGTACCCCACGCAAGCCTCCTCGATGCAATTCACATCAAACGACACATCGACTATCTATACCCGGACCGTAGGCCAGCCGTCTTAGAGATTGGGCCCGGAAGCGGATACGTTGGGGCTCTACTGGTTGCTAGTGACCACCCCTACACATCCACCGACATCGCGCAGGCATTCTATCTCTACCAGCATTATCTATTGCGGCAGCTGTCCCGCGGAGGCCTGTCGGAGCGTGTTTGTTCCGACGCAGCAGCAGCCGATTCGATAATTCACATGCCTTGGTGGAAATTTTATACCATTGATGGCGAACGCGAGTTTTCAGCAGAAGTTATTACCGCCAATCATTGTCTTTGCGAAATGCATCCGACAGCATCTGCATATGTGATGCATCTGATTGCAGATCTACTAGACCGCTCGCCCTTAGGGGCCCTTGTGTTTTTCAGTATGGGCTCGCAAATCTTACGATCAGCAACGCAAACTCTCAAAACGATGTACCGTTTTGGCCTTCAAATTGCTCATCATGACAATGAAATAACAGTAGTTATAGGCCCTAAACATCCCTCATACTGTCACAGCTTAGGAATTGATTTCACGAGGCTTGCAGACTCTACGGAAATTCCTCGATTCGTCTCCGATAATGAAATCGGACAGGCGATCACCCGTGGCCGCGAGGCAATTGAAAGATCTATCTCGCTACCAATCGAAGGCATCCGAGAGAATCTTCGTAGCGTCCTTGGTCTCTCTGATCTGCGAACGGATGACGCAAAATTTCTTGAGTTTGCGGCCGTTCCTTAGCACTCAGTTGACAAACCCGTGACATCCAGACCCTCTCGAGCACAGAGGCACCAAATGCCGCTAGTTCGATAGCTGGACTATGCGCCGTAGCGACGCGACAATGAAGATCGTCAACCCAAGCAGGGCGAGCACGGCGACCGCCTGCAAGATGCGCCCATCGATTTCGAGTAATGGTCCGATTCCTATCTTTCGGCCCAGAAAGACAAGAATTCCGAAGAGCAATAGCACAAAGCCGTTGGTCATGCTTACCATGCTGATTCTCCCATTTTTCTAAGAGTCTATCGGAGTCTTGAGTTGTGCAACGGCACAACCACGATATGCAATGATTTTTGATATCTTTAAAAAGTGGGTTCAAAGCACTTAAGAGAATAATCCTTCTGTCTGTCCCATACAAAATTTCTGGTCGAAGGAGTTAAGCACCGAGGCCTGCAAGGATCTTGCCGATGTTAGGGCCAAGATTCCTGAGTTGATGGAACGTAAAATAGTCCTCCCCCCGCTCAAGCGTACGGACACCCGGGCCCGCTGGACAGCGTCGCTTCATCGGCTCAACGTCCACACCATAGACGGCGCCATTACGACCGGTGAGCCAATCATGCCGATCGCCGCGAGATCCGGAGCGATGATCGTCGGAGCGAAATTTCAATCACAAGACATCGGCCAGGTCCGTTTCTGGCAAAAAGCACTGCTGCGTTTCTTCGCGTTCAATCAGCGCACCACGCCGAACTGCTTGGATCGGTGATCCGCATTTCCGTTGATGTGACGCAAGATCAAAGACGGGTGCGTCTTTCTATACGGTCGCGATAGTCGTGCCGGATAATGAAATTATGCGGCTCCGAAATGAAACTCGTCGCAAGCATGCCGGTAGAAGCCACCATCCAAACCGGAGAGCGCAAATATCGTTTCTTATCTCGTGAAACTTCTGTCGACCCAATTCATGCGAGCCTTTCGGGAAAAATAATTGGTTTTAACCGAACGTCCGCGAGAACAAGTCGCGACGTTTTATTCGGCGTTGCCTCCATTCAGACGTTGGCCTTTTTGTATGCTTTCCAAAACGCGCGGGCCGCCACGACGGCCTTTTCTCCGCCGTCTCTCTTGAGAAGGTAAAGCCTTAAATCCCACCAAGACCCTACGTTTGGAAATGCTGCGTCGGCCTTCGTCTCTTTGAGGAACTCCTGCGCGAGGGGTGAATTGGGTGTTTGCTTGAGAACGTAGGCTTTGAAGGGCAGCGTTTTGACCATTGTGATAGATTAGCGTCTAGGAGTTCGCGGTCGCAAGCGTCCCGGACTTCCGACCTCCGGAAGCTTTTAACATGTCACTAGCGTGCGTTGCTTGGCTCCAAAAATTGCCTCGTATCGTCCAAGCCGTTCCAAAAGGTCTCCCTGCTCAGTTAGCAAGCGAAAAAAACATTCGCTAATGCCCGGGCGCAACGCGTTTGATTCTGACCGTGGTTCTTTTCCGGGTTTACCTATGTGTCGATCGCTCGCCTCTTCCGGAACAAGATTCGGCGAGGGATGAGGGAGGTCCTCGAACTTATGGCTCTCCATCGTAAAATTCTTGTGCACCGACTTGCGAGCAAAGATTGAGTGAGCTTGCGCTTCGAATAGGCCTGTTTCGATGGCGGCCGCGCGCCTTAGCCGCCACAACAATGAGGCAAGCCTCGCCACGAGCACACGCTCTAGAGTGGAATTTGGCTCGTATTCTGCCGCGAGGCCACACTCCAATGCTTCGTACTCTTCTGCTTTTTCAAGGAGCGCGATGACGGTTTCGGCGGTGAGCCCGTGCTTGAATGCACTCTGACGCGCCCGGAGCTTCCCGTGCGGCGATCGAGGGCCGGTACTCTTTTTAGCGTTATGCCGATTTGCGGTGATTTGCTTTACGCTCGTCATGGGTGGGGGCGCTGTTTGGCGGGTTGAGGGGCTTGGTAGTCTTGCAACGCCTTTCGCCCGTGCGTCTCATCCCAAAGGCCTTTGGCTATCTCCAGCGCGTCGACGTCCAAGTCGTCCCACCACGCGACCTCATTGCCGGCCTGATGGAGCTGGCGGTGATGACCGCGGCAGAGCGGCACCGTGAACTCATCGCTGACTTTTAAGCCAAGCGCCCTTGGCTGGGCAAAGCGCAGATGATGGGGATCAGACGGCTGACGGCCGCAGATGAGGCACGGTTGGGTCCCGACGTAGCGTAAATGTGCTTTGTTCCGTAGCCGTTTGGGCTCGCCAATCGTAAGAACGCTCTTGTCAATCTTGCCTGGCAGCAGATCCGCAACAGCCGGCACGATCGGCATGTTGACCAGAGGCGAAGACTGCGGCGCAGGTTCGAGACTGTTAGGCGGCTGATCACGGGCGGCTAAGTCCTTCTCACAACCGTGGAAGGTAGAGGTCCGTGGGATTTGGGTCGTATCGTCGCGGGCATTGCTTCGCAGATTTGGCGCGGCAGGCTTTTGCGCAAGCGACTGATCCTTTCTGGGAGGCTGTGCCAGCTTGCCATGCTCATAGAGTGACAATCCAAACGGGTCGCCGAAAGTGGCTAGAGCGCGTTTGGTGGCGTCGGTCTCAGCCCCTTTAAGCGCGATGTCGTGCACCTCACCAGGCGTCGAGCCGCGGCCTTCGCCCGTCCCATGGCCCTCCCGCACGACAGTTGCACCTCCCACGCTTACGGTGATTCGTACCTTCGCAACGTAAACGGCGAGGAAGACACCGCGGTTCTCACGATTGAAGACGCAGCGGGATTCGATCGTCTCCCGCGACCAGCGGTCAAAGCCAAAAATTCGATTGGCTTCGGATACGGCGTACCACCCGCCGATGAAGGACAACTCACGCCCATCTACCTCTCGTGTGCGGACATAGCGCTGATCGAGATCTCGGCGGAGTTCCTGTAATTGCTTTGCTGTGAACCCCATCACCGCACCCTCACGCTGAGAACCGGATCAGGTTCGGAGAGAGTTGCGCCGGCAATCTCCACTCCTTGTTTGAGATCACGGGCCAGTTCCTGACGATTGAGGTGCGGCTCACTCGGCTGCCAGTATGTTGGCGGGACATCCTCCTCATTGAGGATCAACAATGCGGGCAATCCTGGCCTGACTGACGCTGTAAAGTCTGGCGCATTGATCTTCTTGAGATCAATTTCGACCATCACGTCTTTGGCGATTTGCCGACGTTTTGAGGCTCTGTCCTGGAGACGGGAAAGCCGATCTTGCATTTCTGCAATCCGGCATTTGAGGCCTTTGGCAAAGGTCTCATCGACCAATGCCGACCGGATAATCGCCTCGACAATATCGGGCAGCGTTGTCAAACCTTCGACAGTGTCGGCGAGGGTTTGCTCGTCGATATCCGGGTCCCGGGCTTTGATACGGTCTCGGACCGCTTGGTAGTGGATTGCTGCGAACTCGATACTCATCTGCCTCTCCTCATATTGATCGGGTTGAAGCGCCCCTTGGCGAGGACACCGAGCCGTGCTTTCCCTTCATGAAAAGCAACAGTAGCCCTTACCTAATCGATACGAATAGTATCAATTGTAGGCACTTCAATGTCAATACTAAAAGTATCAATTAGGCAGATAAAGGCAGCTCGGGCGCTGCTCGGTTGGTCTCAGGATGATCTGGCAAAATTCGCTGAGGTTTCGGTTCCGACAGTAAAGCGCCTTGAGGCTGCGGAGGGCCCTTTAGGTGGTCGAACTGGCACAACAGAAAAGCTTATCTCCGCCTTAGAACATGCAGGGATCGAATTTATCGTCGAGAACGGCGGCGGAGCCGGCGTTCGGCTGCGCAAGAGCGGCAAGTAAAATCTCTCAGGATGAGTTCCATCGAATTCCTGCGGCCAAAAGTCTGCCGTTACGAAACAATTCTTTGGGCGCGCCAGGCCGCATCGAGCGGTGCGAAAAAATCCGTCAACTGTATCATTCACTTTTCAGATGGATTTTTTGACACTCCGTTTTTGCCAGCCTGCATTTTCAGGCGCCGGTAGGTGGTGTCGGCCTACCCACTGTGCATAAACTCAAAATTCCGGGATATCTTTTGACACCATCATGAATAGCCGTCGAAGCGAAGTACCACGTTCTCACGTGAATGAAGGGAAAGCTCCATGGCCAAGAAATCTATAAATCGTACCTGTAAGAACATTCCTGTCACATCGATGTTCGGGCCTCCGCCCTTGTTTGAGGGGGAAGATGAAAAAGCATACAGCGCGTTGTTGAAGCAAATTCGTGACGCTGTGAAGCCTATTGACGTTATCGACGAAATGTCGGTCCGGGATTGCGCCGATCTGTTCTGGGAGACGTTGCGCCTGCGTCGCCACAAAGCCGAATTGATCAATGCGAATATGTACAAAGGCTTGCGGCCTGTTCTCGAAACTGTTTGCTCCGTCGTCGATGTACATCGCTTGATGGCGGCTTCGCCCATGCAAAAACCCGGTACTCTTAAACACATCGAGGGGCTGCTTAAGGCCGAGAAACTATCGATGG from Pirellulales bacterium carries:
- a CDS encoding helix-turn-helix domain-containing protein, giving the protein MSILKVSIRQIKAARALLGWSQDDLAKFAEVSVPTVKRLEAAEGPLGGRTGTTEKLISALEHAGIEFIVENGGGAGVRLRKSGK
- a CDS encoding siphovirus Gp157 family protein, which codes for MSIEFAAIHYQAVRDRIKARDPDIDEQTLADTVEGLTTLPDIVEAIIRSALVDETFAKGLKCRIAEMQDRLSRLQDRASKRRQIAKDVMVEIDLKKINAPDFTASVRPGLPALLILNEEDVPPTYWQPSEPHLNRQELARDLKQGVEIAGATLSEPDPVLSVRVR
- a CDS encoding alpha/beta fold hydrolase; protein product: PTVVVFDGLDNCKEMSSLFCGLEFARRGYNTLAIDGPGQGEALRIQKIPSRWDYEVPGKAAFDYVAGRKETDKSKVAIVGYSFGGYCAPRIAALDTRYAGGVALGAMWWDMHAWLVRSQEQMKKGAIATSHFQVPWVFGVPDLDFNKAVDVIKKFTLEGIAQQVKTPFLVMHGKDDGITPPSEAELLYEKLGTSKKTLKIFDNVEGAAEHCQVDDRPAGINYMADWLKENVFGNR
- a CDS encoding Rad52/Rad22 family DNA repair protein produces the protein MGFTAKQLQELRRDLDQRYVRTREVDGRELSFIGGWYAVSEANRIFGFDRWSRETIESRCVFNRENRGVFLAVYVAKVRITVSVGGATVVREGHGTGEGRGSTPGEVHDIALKGAETDATKRALATFGDPFGLSLYEHGKLAQPPRKDQSLAQKPAAPNLRSNARDDTTQIPRTSTFHGCEKDLAARDQPPNSLEPAPQSSPLVNMPIVPAVADLLPGKIDKSVLTIGEPKRLRNKAHLRYVGTQPCLICGRQPSDPHHLRFAQPRALGLKVSDEFTVPLCRGHHRQLHQAGNEVAWWDDLDVDALEIAKGLWDETHGRKALQDYQAPQPAKQRPHP